A single genomic interval of Vicinamibacterales bacterium harbors:
- a CDS encoding DUF3309 family protein has product MVTILLVVVVLMLLGAIPAWPHSRSWGYYPSSGLGLVLLVLVVLMLAGRL; this is encoded by the coding sequence ATGGTCACCATTCTGCTCGTCGTGGTTGTTCTGATGTTGCTGGGGGCAATCCCAGCCTGGCCACACAGCCGGAGTTGGGGGTACTACCCCAGCAGCGGCCTCGGTCTCGTGTTGTTGGTGCTGGTTGTCTTGATGCTGGCGGGCCGGCTCTGA